A portion of the Lusitaniella coriacea LEGE 07157 genome contains these proteins:
- a CDS encoding WD40 repeat domain-containing protein, protein MSNQKYKLLAFFQAILQPLKPKNWLFLFLLLGCFLQIRNSTIQPQKAWAQSQKDTSMSEENASEERYQVIGNRQGKVTVKDARSGEIIRVFQMEEGVIVRETFVLDYDQIIAASQKDKTIFWNLETGQEIARLDQRVHSFSDDRSRFISFGSNGLLVSSYPELTTICQLSEEPSREGTKGLAQPEFSPNNRYLEVNWIFGKPAADEDYPVPGTTGIGGRLPGFRELFDLEVCRAFQGFPQMRNILYPGRFSSDSRYYFIEEAVFFFGDRLAEGTIQFNLKTYEAVQIPQLFDDERNSR, encoded by the coding sequence ATGTCCAATCAAAAATATAAATTACTCGCATTTTTTCAGGCTATTCTGCAACCTCTTAAACCAAAAAATTGGCTTTTTCTTTTCTTGCTATTGGGCTGCTTTTTGCAAATTAGAAACTCGACCATCCAACCTCAAAAAGCTTGGGCGCAATCTCAGAAAGACACTTCCATGTCAGAAGAAAATGCTTCTGAAGAACGCTATCAAGTCATTGGCAATCGGCAGGGAAAAGTAACCGTAAAAGATGCGAGATCCGGAGAGATTATTCGAGTATTTCAAATGGAAGAAGGGGTTATAGTTCGAGAAACATTTGTCTTGGATTACGATCAAATAATTGCAGCTTCTCAAAAAGACAAAACTATTTTCTGGAATTTAGAAACAGGACAAGAAATTGCTCGTCTCGATCAACGAGTGCATAGTTTTTCGGACGATCGGTCGAGGTTCATCAGCTTTGGTAGCAACGGGTTGCTTGTATCTAGTTACCCAGAACTAACAACAATCTGTCAGCTCTCAGAAGAGCCATCTAGAGAAGGAACAAAGGGATTAGCACAACCTGAATTTTCACCGAACAATCGTTACCTAGAGGTTAATTGGATATTTGGAAAGCCTGCGGCAGATGAAGATTATCCAGTACCAGGAACAACAGGTATTGGTGGAAGACTTCCAGGATTTCGCGAACTTTTTGATTTGGAAGTTTGTAGGGCTTTTCAAGGTTTTCCTCAAATGAGAAATATTCTTTATCCTGGGAGATTTTCGAGCGACTCAAGGTATTACTTCATTGAAGAAGCTGTATTTTTCTTTGGGGATCGTCTTGCAGAGGGAACGATCCAATTTAACTTGAAAACCTATGAGGCAGTGCAAATACCACAGTTATTTGATGACGAGCGAAATTCAAGATAA
- a CDS encoding M61 family metallopeptidase — MTNTARRDRVTPKSITTLHYQVAMPIPESHLFEVVLRVTQWQFPVLDLKMPVWTPGSYLVREYAKQVQDFTAQSSNTHQILPSRKLGKNHWQIETEATENITICYRVFANELSVRTNHLDATHGYFNGAALFFFVPAWEKQPLRVTIVPPQPDWNITTSLPAVPGEKNTFEAEDFDTLVDSPFEIGRQEIHSFEVFGKSHQLAVWGKGNINAHRIIQDTTKIIQVEANLYGNLPYDRYLFLLHLSASGFGGLEHKNSCSLNYPRLGFRKKEKYNRFMQLVAHEFFHLWNVKRIRPKALESFDYERENYTTSLWFSEGTTSYYDLLIPLWAGIYDVKAFLELLSKEITRFLTIPGRKVQPLSESSFDAWIKLYRRDANSDNSQISYYLKGEMVSLLLDLFIRNRHKNQRSLDDVMRQMWQRFGEEEIGFTPEQLKVVIETVADVDLSDFFHRYIDRADELPFDEYLEPFGLHLKPIVDDETIPYLGLRVVANNNKAMVQFVEANSPASLVGIDPGDELLAIDGLRVTAEQFRDRLQDYQAGDMIEVALFHQEELQTHRIQLAEPQPTRYQVVKSKSITREQKELLIGWLRTRL; from the coding sequence ATGACCAATACTGCTCGGCGCGATCGCGTAACGCCGAAATCCATCACAACTCTGCACTATCAAGTTGCCATGCCCATCCCCGAATCTCACCTCTTCGAGGTGGTTTTACGGGTTACACAGTGGCAATTCCCCGTCCTCGACCTCAAAATGCCCGTATGGACTCCCGGATCTTATTTAGTGCGAGAATACGCCAAACAAGTCCAAGATTTTACCGCCCAGTCTTCCAACACCCATCAAATACTGCCCAGCCGCAAACTGGGAAAGAATCATTGGCAAATTGAAACCGAAGCAACAGAAAACATTACCATTTGCTATCGCGTCTTCGCCAACGAACTGTCCGTGCGAACCAATCACCTCGATGCCACCCACGGATACTTTAACGGTGCGGCACTGTTTTTCTTCGTTCCAGCCTGGGAAAAACAACCCTTGCGGGTTACAATCGTTCCCCCTCAACCGGATTGGAATATTACCACTTCCTTACCCGCCGTTCCTGGAGAAAAAAATACTTTTGAAGCCGAAGATTTTGACACGTTAGTAGACAGTCCTTTTGAAATTGGTCGGCAGGAAATCCACTCCTTTGAAGTGTTTGGGAAATCCCATCAATTGGCAGTGTGGGGAAAAGGCAATATTAACGCCCACCGTATCATTCAAGATACAACAAAAATAATCCAAGTTGAAGCGAATTTATACGGAAACTTACCCTACGATCGGTATCTATTTTTACTTCATCTCTCCGCTAGCGGTTTCGGCGGCTTAGAACACAAAAACTCTTGTTCCCTTAACTATCCCCGTTTGGGATTCCGGAAAAAAGAAAAATACAATCGTTTCATGCAGCTTGTCGCCCACGAATTTTTCCACCTGTGGAATGTCAAGCGCATTCGCCCCAAAGCCTTAGAATCCTTTGACTACGAACGAGAAAATTACACCACTTCCCTGTGGTTTAGCGAAGGAACCACCAGCTATTACGACCTCCTCATTCCCCTGTGGGCGGGAATTTATGATGTCAAAGCCTTTCTCGAACTCTTAAGCAAAGAAATTACTCGCTTTCTCACAATTCCCGGTCGAAAAGTTCAGCCTCTTAGTGAATCGAGTTTTGACGCTTGGATTAAGCTCTACCGCCGCGATGCCAACAGCGACAACTCCCAGATTTCTTACTACCTCAAAGGGGAAATGGTTTCGCTGCTTCTGGACTTATTCATTCGCAACCGCCACAAAAACCAACGCTCTCTCGACGACGTAATGCGACAAATGTGGCAGCGATTTGGCGAGGAAGAAATTGGCTTTACGCCAGAGCAACTTAAAGTTGTCATTGAAACTGTTGCCGATGTGGATTTGAGCGACTTTTTCCATCGCTATATCGATCGCGCGGACGAATTACCCTTTGATGAATATTTAGAACCCTTTGGCTTACACCTCAAACCGATTGTGGACGACGAAACCATTCCCTACTTAGGACTGCGGGTGGTTGCAAACAATAATAAAGCAATGGTTCAATTTGTCGAAGCCAATTCTCCCGCCAGTTTAGTCGGAATCGATCCGGGAGACGAATTACTCGCCATTGATGGTTTGCGCGTCACCGCAGAACAATTCCGCGATCGTCTTCAAGATTATCAAGCGGGGGATATGATTGAAGTGGCGCTGTTCCACCAAGAGGAATTGCAAACCCATCGAATTCAGTTAGCCGAACCCCAACCCACGCGCTACCAAGTCGTTAAATCTAAATCGATTACTCGCGAACAGAAAGAGTTATTAATCGGTTGGTTGAGAACGAGACTTTAA
- a CDS encoding Crp/Fnr family transcriptional regulator: MEIQAFSELFPLFNTANPETLEWLLSVAVEHDYPGNRAVLMEDSWGNAVYFVVSGWVKVRRLSGESAVTLAILGRGDFFGEMAILDESPRSTDVVALSKVELLSISAQRFIQALFKDSQLHHRMLQLMVQRLRQANIRFQMRHQPPAVKLAKMLVTLAELYGQPMDKGAEIFNIPYQDLADVADITADETQKIVEKLVSKGWVEVDTTQQTMALINLKQLTHLAGRVQ; the protein is encoded by the coding sequence ATGGAAATTCAAGCTTTCAGCGAGCTTTTCCCCCTATTCAATACCGCCAATCCAGAAACCTTAGAGTGGTTGCTGTCTGTCGCTGTAGAACACGACTACCCAGGAAATCGAGCCGTCTTGATGGAGGATTCTTGGGGAAATGCCGTTTATTTCGTGGTTTCAGGCTGGGTGAAAGTTCGGCGCTTATCGGGAGAGAGTGCCGTGACCCTCGCTATTTTGGGTCGAGGGGACTTTTTTGGCGAAATGGCAATTTTGGACGAATCTCCTCGGTCAACGGACGTGGTTGCCCTCTCTAAGGTTGAATTACTCAGTATTTCAGCCCAACGGTTCATCCAAGCCCTATTCAAGGATTCTCAACTGCACCATCGAATGCTGCAACTGATGGTACAACGGCTGCGCCAAGCGAATATCCGCTTTCAGATGCGCCATCAACCCCCTGCGGTCAAACTTGCCAAAATGCTAGTGACCTTAGCCGAACTCTACGGTCAACCAATGGATAAGGGAGCGGAAATTTTTAATATTCCTTACCAAGACTTAGCCGATGTCGCTGACATCACCGCCGACGAAACCCAGAAAATCGTTGAGAAATTAGTCTCGAAGGGATGGGTTGAGGTGGATACTACCCAGCAAACAATGGCACTCATTAATCTCAAGCAGTTAACGCATCTGGCTGGGCGAGTGCAATGA
- a CDS encoding fatty acid desaturase, which translates to MTASILANQDRTRASAESPPSTSSDLMLRDIIKTLPREVFLKNRRKAWSKLAINVLLVGLGYWGLAISPWFLLPVLWIFTGTALTGFFVIGHDCGHRSFANRKWVNNLVGHLMFLPLIYPFHSWRIMHNRHHKHTNKLDVDNAWNPLTVERHQNTENPLRWAYEKIRGRFWWVGSIGHWAMYHFDWSQLEGKERKQMRFSALLVIIAGAIAFPLLIATTGIWGFVKFWVLPWLVYHFWMSTFTIVHHTHPEIPFNRSEQWNELEAQLYGTVHCTYPRWVEFLCHDINVHIPHHISTAIPWYNLRKAHQAIEDRWGEKLNEKKFSWSLMQEITDTCHLYDDETFYRAFE; encoded by the coding sequence ATGACAGCATCAATACTAGCGAACCAGGATCGAACGAGGGCTTCAGCGGAATCACCTCCCTCAACCTCGTCAGACCTAATGCTTCGAGATATTATCAAAACCTTACCGCGCGAAGTTTTCCTCAAGAATCGGCGAAAAGCGTGGTCGAAGTTGGCGATTAATGTCTTGCTTGTAGGTTTGGGGTACTGGGGATTGGCAATTTCTCCCTGGTTTTTATTGCCTGTCCTCTGGATTTTTACAGGAACGGCTTTAACTGGTTTTTTTGTCATCGGACACGATTGCGGACATCGGTCTTTTGCCAATCGGAAGTGGGTCAATAATCTGGTGGGACATTTGATGTTTTTACCCTTGATTTATCCGTTCCACAGTTGGCGGATTATGCACAATCGCCATCACAAGCATACGAATAAGCTGGATGTGGATAATGCTTGGAACCCCTTGACAGTCGAACGGCATCAAAATACCGAAAATCCGTTGCGCTGGGCTTATGAGAAGATCCGAGGACGGTTTTGGTGGGTAGGTTCGATTGGACATTGGGCAATGTATCACTTCGATTGGTCGCAGTTGGAGGGGAAGGAACGGAAACAGATGCGCTTTTCTGCTTTATTGGTGATTATTGCTGGCGCGATCGCGTTTCCTTTGCTGATTGCAACTACAGGAATTTGGGGATTTGTCAAGTTTTGGGTACTGCCTTGGCTGGTTTACCATTTTTGGATGAGTACTTTTACGATCGTTCACCACACCCATCCTGAAATTCCTTTCAATCGTTCGGAACAGTGGAACGAGTTAGAAGCACAGTTATACGGAACCGTTCACTGCACCTACCCTCGTTGGGTTGAATTTCTCTGTCACGATATTAACGTCCATATTCCCCATCATATTTCTACGGCAATTCCCTGGTATAACTTGCGTAAAGCTCATCAAGCGATCGAAGATCGGTGGGGAGAGAAGCTGAATGAGAAAAAATTCTCTTGGTCTTTAATGCAGGAGATTACCGATACTTGTCACCTCTACGATGACGAGACGTTTTATCGTGCGTTTGAGTAG
- a CDS encoding fatty acid desaturase, with amino-acid sequence MELQSFPDDKAQGVSEKLPFTLQELKRAIPPHCFQPSTFKSLSYFFLDVGIIAGLYAIAATLNSWFFFPLFWIAQGTMFWALFVVGHDCGHRSFSRYDWLNDLIGHLSHTPILVPFHGWRISHRTHHKNTGSLENDESWYPVTESQYNQMSWVEKFARFDLPLLAYPIYLFRRSPGKKGTHFHPSSPLFKPSEKQDVITSTICCIAMVALLGILTYQWGVVWFLTYYFMPYLVFVIWLDLVTFLHHTDTDIPWYRGKNWNFLKGALSTIDHDYGFINPIHHNIGTHVAHHIFLNMPHYRLKEATEAIKPILGTYYRKSNRSIFSAFWRSYRSCYFVRDRGKTVYYQK; translated from the coding sequence ATTGAATTACAATCGTTCCCTGATGACAAAGCGCAAGGAGTGTCAGAAAAGCTACCCTTCACGCTTCAAGAGTTAAAACGGGCGATTCCTCCACACTGCTTTCAACCCTCTACTTTTAAGTCGTTGTCCTACTTTTTCTTAGATGTAGGGATTATTGCAGGATTGTACGCGATCGCGGCGACCTTAAATTCTTGGTTCTTCTTCCCTCTTTTCTGGATTGCTCAAGGAACGATGTTTTGGGCATTATTCGTGGTGGGACACGATTGCGGACATCGGTCTTTTTCCCGCTACGATTGGCTCAACGACCTAATCGGACACTTATCTCATACGCCCATTCTTGTCCCCTTCCACGGTTGGCGCATCAGTCACCGCACCCACCACAAAAATACGGGAAGTTTGGAAAATGACGAAAGTTGGTATCCCGTCACCGAAAGCCAGTATAACCAGATGTCCTGGGTCGAAAAATTTGCTCGCTTCGATCTTCCCCTACTGGCATACCCCATTTATTTATTCCGCCGTTCTCCCGGTAAAAAAGGAACCCACTTTCATCCCAGCAGTCCGCTTTTCAAACCGTCGGAGAAGCAGGATGTCATCACCAGTACAATTTGCTGTATTGCGATGGTTGCGTTGCTCGGCATTTTAACTTATCAATGGGGCGTAGTCTGGTTTTTGACCTACTATTTCATGCCGTATCTCGTTTTTGTGATTTGGCTGGATTTAGTCACCTTCTTGCACCACACCGACACGGATATTCCCTGGTATCGCGGTAAAAACTGGAACTTCCTCAAAGGAGCGCTTTCAACGATAGACCACGATTACGGATTTATTAATCCCATTCATCACAATATCGGGACTCACGTCGCCCACCATATCTTTTTGAATATGCCTCATTACCGCCTGAAAGAGGCAACAGAAGCGATTAAACCGATTTTAGGGACTTATTATCGGAAATCCAATCGTTCCATTTTCTCCGCCTTCTGGCGGTCATACCGCAGTTGCTATTTTGTGCGCGATCGCGGAAAGACCGTTTACTATCAGAAGTAA
- the rnc gene encoding ribonuclease III has protein sequence MTRPDPRRIQQLQKLLQKLGLSDTKAVDWSLLDLALTHPSISREANYEQLEFVGDAVVRLAASEVLLEVYPEALVGEFAAIRSILVSDRVLAIFADSYGFERYLLTVPNVAEDRAGARSRLAESFEAVLGALYLSTRTMELVRPWLDGLLQDKAEEVRQDPALQNYKDALQEWTQAHYKRLPEYRVEDCGLGGGDAHRFAAEVWFQDRCLGKGTGRSKKEAEQAAAKEAFLSVIET, from the coding sequence GTGACTCGACCCGACCCCCGGCGCATTCAACAACTCCAAAAACTGCTACAAAAGCTCGGTTTATCCGATACAAAAGCAGTAGATTGGTCGCTGCTGGATTTAGCCTTAACCCATCCGAGTATTTCTAGGGAGGCGAATTACGAGCAACTCGAATTCGTTGGGGATGCGGTCGTTCGGTTAGCCGCGTCGGAAGTCTTGCTTGAAGTCTATCCAGAGGCTTTGGTGGGGGAATTTGCGGCAATTCGTTCGATTTTAGTGAGCGATCGCGTCCTGGCAATTTTTGCTGACAGTTATGGGTTTGAGCGCTACCTTTTAACTGTGCCTAATGTCGCAGAAGATCGAGCCGGCGCGCGATCGCGCCTCGCCGAATCCTTTGAAGCGGTTTTAGGCGCGCTCTACCTCAGTACGCGAACAATGGAATTAGTACGTCCCTGGTTGGACGGACTGCTGCAAGACAAAGCCGAAGAAGTGCGCCAAGACCCCGCACTCCAAAACTATAAAGACGCGCTTCAGGAGTGGACGCAAGCACACTACAAGCGCCTACCAGAATACCGCGTTGAGGATTGCGGTTTGGGAGGAGGCGACGCGCATCGCTTCGCCGCAGAAGTCTGGTTTCAAGATCGGTGTTTGGGGAAAGGAACGGGACGATCTAAAAAAGAAGCGGAACAAGCGGCGGCAAAAGAGGCTTTTCTTTCAGTGATAGAAACTTAG
- the panB gene encoding 3-methyl-2-oxobutanoate hydroxymethyltransferase, translated as MPVTTQKLIQWKQAGRSIVALTAWDYAIARILDEAGVDLILVGDSLAMVALGHATTLPVTIDEMLHHTAAVRRGTKEAFVVADLPFLSYQESPAQAIHSAGRFLKEAGAQAVKLEGGYPAMVETVSQLVLAGIPVMGHVGLTPQSVNRLGYKQQGRTRDDAQRILQEAIALDDAGAFAIVLEHIPTDLAARITEKLSIPTIGIGAGPHCNGQVLVTADVLGLSAQKPPFAKSYANLHGIITQAVRDFSGEVRQHQFPE; from the coding sequence ATGCCTGTTACAACCCAGAAACTGATCCAATGGAAGCAAGCAGGGCGCTCGATTGTGGCGCTAACCGCATGGGATTACGCGATCGCGCGCATCCTTGATGAAGCCGGGGTCGATCTCATTTTGGTCGGAGATTCCCTGGCAATGGTCGCCCTCGGTCATGCCACCACCCTCCCCGTGACCATTGATGAAATGTTGCACCATACAGCAGCCGTCCGTCGCGGCACAAAGGAAGCATTTGTCGTCGCCGATTTGCCTTTCTTGAGCTACCAAGAAAGTCCCGCACAAGCAATTCACTCCGCAGGACGCTTTCTCAAGGAAGCTGGCGCGCAGGCAGTTAAATTGGAGGGAGGTTATCCCGCGATGGTGGAAACCGTCTCTCAACTCGTTCTAGCGGGCATTCCGGTCATGGGTCATGTGGGTTTAACGCCACAATCAGTTAATCGATTGGGATACAAACAGCAAGGAAGAACCAGAGACGACGCGCAACGAATTTTACAAGAAGCGATCGCGCTGGACGATGCGGGAGCGTTCGCGATCGTTCTCGAACACATTCCCACGGATTTAGCCGCGCGGATTACAGAAAAACTCAGCATCCCCACGATTGGAATCGGTGCGGGTCCCCACTGCAACGGTCAAGTTCTCGTCACCGCAGATGTTCTCGGACTCTCTGCACAAAAGCCACCTTTTGCCAAGTCCTACGCAAATTTGCATGGAATCATTACTCAAGCCGTGCGGGATTTTTCTGGGGAAGTTCGCCAGCACCAGTTTCCGGAATAA
- a CDS encoding ligand-binding sensor domain-containing protein, with the protein MASLRTQIGLILGIALLGNAVSHIAPLPSVRAQFEPEPDGENIPPRFPNDTPRPGITPLPPERQLEDRRFPEKDYRVTSLQPDATGALWIGSWLGLTRIDPNTGRIIARVDLPNYTIGALARDKVGRIWAGTYEGLVRVDPRSNEMTAQNFTLPSNRILSLLIDRRGYLWVGTDRGLALISPDQGLLMTTLKNLPGTSANAMTLDREGQLWVGTLQGVVQVDTSSGLVIGRVTEIPGGVVQTMTTDFDGNLWVGTPNSLLVINPKTREIERSVTPMRGRSVSSVRFAKDTSVWVGTNNGLWKLRAETGAILGQVADLPSSRILSLSPDTGNKLWVGTSEGLAWVSLTTGRVRPHFAFVRRGPSNF; encoded by the coding sequence ATGGCTTCCTTGAGAACGCAAATCGGTCTTATCCTCGGTATCGCCCTCCTAGGGAATGCCGTTTCCCACATCGCCCCTCTTCCCTCCGTTCGGGCGCAATTTGAACCCGAACCCGATGGCGAGAACATTCCGCCTCGTTTCCCCAACGATACGCCGCGACCCGGCATTACACCCCTTCCACCAGAACGCCAATTAGAAGATCGTCGCTTTCCCGAAAAAGATTACCGCGTCACCTCCCTACAACCAGATGCAACAGGTGCGTTGTGGATTGGATCTTGGTTGGGTTTGACGCGCATCGACCCCAACACCGGACGCATCATTGCTCGCGTCGATTTGCCCAACTACACGATTGGCGCGCTAGCACGAGATAAAGTCGGGCGAATTTGGGCGGGAACCTACGAAGGATTAGTTCGGGTAGACCCGCGCAGCAACGAAATGACCGCCCAGAACTTTACCCTCCCCTCCAACCGAATTTTATCCCTCCTCATCGACCGTCGCGGCTATTTGTGGGTGGGAACCGATCGCGGATTGGCACTCATTAGCCCCGACCAGGGACTCTTGATGACCACCCTAAAAAATCTTCCCGGAACCAGCGCCAACGCTATGACCCTCGATAGGGAAGGTCAACTTTGGGTGGGAACCCTACAGGGAGTCGTACAGGTGGATACCTCAAGCGGGTTGGTTATCGGTCGCGTCACTGAAATTCCTGGCGGGGTCGTACAAACCATGACCACAGATTTTGACGGGAATTTGTGGGTGGGAACGCCCAATAGTTTGTTGGTGATTAATCCCAAAACGCGGGAGATCGAGCGATCGGTTACGCCCATGCGAGGACGCAGCGTCAGTTCCGTGCGCTTTGCCAAAGATACTAGCGTGTGGGTGGGGACAAACAATGGATTGTGGAAGTTGCGAGCAGAAACCGGAGCAATTCTCGGACAAGTCGCCGATTTACCCTCTAGCCGCATTCTCTCTCTTTCTCCAGATACGGGAAACAAGCTATGGGTGGGAACCAGTGAGGGTTTAGCTTGGGTCAGTCTCACCACCGGAAGAGTCCGACCGCATTTTGCCTTTGTCCGTCGTGGCCCAAGCAATTTTTGA
- a CDS encoding Crp/Fnr family transcriptional regulator: MTEHHPRPDNQILSALPQSEFQRLAPYLKTIAVASGDILYEPYEPIREVYFPDGAMISLVSIMEDGSMTEVGLVGKEGMAGLPVVLGGKTTTSQGIIQISGTVVRLDANILKQEFQQGGELQRLLLLYTQALMTQISQTAVCNCKHVIEQRLARWLLTVCDCIQQEEFHLTQEFISIMLGVRRSSVTVAAGILQQGGAIRYRRGKITILNRDALIKTACECYGLVQTEYQRLLGD, from the coding sequence GTGACTGAACACCATCCCAGACCCGATAATCAAATACTGTCCGCTTTGCCCCAATCGGAATTCCAACGCCTTGCTCCTTACCTCAAGACTATCGCGGTCGCCAGTGGGGATATTCTCTACGAACCCTACGAACCCATTCGCGAGGTTTATTTTCCCGATGGCGCGATGATCTCCCTCGTGTCGATCATGGAAGATGGTTCGATGACTGAAGTGGGTTTAGTGGGAAAAGAAGGAATGGCAGGGCTTCCCGTCGTTTTGGGCGGAAAGACAACGACGAGCCAAGGCATCATACAAATTTCTGGAACGGTAGTTCGCTTAGATGCCAATATTCTCAAGCAGGAGTTTCAACAAGGCGGAGAACTGCAACGATTGCTCCTGCTTTACACTCAAGCATTGATGACCCAAATCTCCCAAACAGCGGTTTGCAACTGCAAGCACGTCATCGAACAGCGATTAGCACGCTGGTTATTAACAGTTTGCGATTGCATTCAACAGGAGGAATTTCATCTCACGCAGGAGTTTATCAGCATTATGTTGGGGGTGCGCCGTTCGAGCGTCACCGTTGCCGCCGGAATCTTACAACAAGGGGGCGCGATCCGCTACCGTCGCGGGAAAATAACAATCCTCAATCGAGACGCTTTAATAAAAACCGCCTGTGAATGCTACGGACTCGTTCAAACTGAATATCAGCGCTTATTGGGAGATTGA
- a CDS encoding M16 family metallopeptidase → MKIDFRQTLKTLFSSLRWLSLAFVAILLVVFSHGTAIASTAQHYTELEFPPLKEVTLPEYERYQLDNGLVVYLMPDRELPLVSGTALIRTGARWEPSEKVGLAELTGTVMRAGGTEEHPSDVLNELLEQRAAVVETSIGRNSGSAGFSALSEDTEWVFNLFAEVLQAPAFPQDKLDLAKTQFSGAIARRNDDPDDITRREFRKLLYGDTSPYARTVEYDTLSNISRQDLINFHQTYFRPDNMVLGIVGDFQPEQMKKLIAETFSDWTRDRERTLPAIPQATQSKPNGIFFVEQTQLTQSYIQMGHIGGLFDSPDYPALSVLNGVLNGFGGRLFNEVRSRQGLAYVAYGFWSPQYDYPGIFIAGGQTRSEATVPFIQAVLSELERIRTAPITPAELAYAKESILNSFVFNFQDSEQVLSRLMRYEYYNYPSDFIFRYQRAVKAVTAEEVQRIADKYLKPDQILTLVVGNPSAIQPPLSTLDSTIKTVDISIPTPQRS, encoded by the coding sequence ATGAAGATAGATTTTAGGCAAACATTGAAAACGCTTTTTTCTTCTCTACGCTGGCTGAGTCTGGCTTTTGTTGCCATTTTGCTGGTTGTTTTTTCTCATGGAACCGCGATCGCGTCCACGGCACAACATTACACCGAACTCGAATTTCCCCCCCTCAAAGAGGTCACCCTCCCCGAATACGAACGCTATCAACTGGATAATGGTTTGGTGGTGTACTTAATGCCAGATCGCGAATTACCTTTGGTGAGTGGAACCGCATTGATTCGCACGGGTGCGCGGTGGGAACCTTCTGAAAAAGTGGGTTTAGCAGAATTAACCGGAACCGTAATGCGCGCGGGGGGAACAGAAGAACACCCTTCCGATGTTTTAAATGAATTGCTCGAACAACGCGCCGCAGTGGTGGAAACGAGTATTGGTCGAAATTCTGGAAGTGCGGGTTTTAGCGCTTTGAGCGAAGATACCGAATGGGTTTTCAACCTCTTTGCGGAAGTCCTGCAAGCTCCGGCATTCCCCCAGGATAAGTTGGATTTAGCCAAGACACAATTTTCTGGCGCGATCGCGCGACGCAATGATGACCCCGACGACATTACCCGTCGGGAATTTCGCAAACTCCTCTATGGGGATACCAGTCCCTACGCCCGTACCGTGGAGTACGACACCCTGAGCAATATCTCTCGCCAAGACCTCATTAACTTCCATCAAACCTACTTCCGTCCCGACAACATGGTGTTAGGCATTGTCGGCGATTTCCAGCCGGAACAGATGAAAAAACTGATCGCCGAAACCTTTAGCGACTGGACGCGCGATCGCGAACGAACATTACCCGCAATTCCCCAAGCCACACAATCCAAACCCAACGGCATCTTTTTCGTCGAACAGACCCAACTCACCCAAAGTTACATTCAAATGGGTCACATTGGCGGATTATTTGATAGTCCCGATTATCCCGCTCTCAGTGTCCTCAATGGCGTTCTGAATGGGTTTGGCGGGCGTTTGTTTAATGAAGTGCGATCGCGCCAAGGTCTAGCTTACGTTGCCTATGGCTTTTGGAGTCCGCAATACGACTATCCCGGCATCTTCATCGCTGGAGGGCAAACCCGTTCCGAAGCAACCGTTCCCTTTATTCAAGCAGTTTTATCGGAGTTAGAACGCATTCGCACCGCACCCATTACTCCCGCAGAACTCGCCTACGCCAAAGAATCGATCCTCAACTCCTTTGTCTTCAATTTCCAAGACTCCGAGCAAGTCCTCTCGCGGCTGATGCGTTACGAATATTACAACTATCCCTCAGACTTTATCTTTCGCTATCAACGGGCAGTCAAAGCGGTCACAGCAGAAGAGGTGCAGCGCATCGCGGACAAATACCTCAAACCCGACCAAATCCTAACCTTAGTTGTAGGGAATCCTTCAGCAATTCAACCCCCATTGAGTACTTTGGACTCAACAATTAAAACCGTTGATATTTCGATTCCCACTCCCCAGAGGAGTTAA